TACTGGTACTAATCTTGCCACTACGTACGTATACCATAGTTTTATAATAGTACACATGATGATTTGTTGTGAGGAAATTGGCTAGTCACTTAATCATGGTCTCCACCTGGAGGGTTATATCTGCCATGTGGGGGAtgtccaccaccaccaccaccactacCTGGGGGGTGAGTTCTGCCACTTGGAGGATAATATCCGCCACTAGGCGGTTTATATTCGTCATGTGGAGGGTTGTATCCGCCACCTGGAGGCTTATATCCACCACCTGGAGGCTTATATTCACCGTGTGGAGGTTTATGCCCACCACCTGGTGGCTTATATTCACCGTGTGGAGGTTTATGCCCACCACCTGGAGGCTTATATTCACCATGTGGGGGTTTATATCCACCACCTGAAGGTTTATATTCACCATGTGGGGGTTTATATCCGCCACCTGGAGGCTTATATCCACCACCCGGAGGTTTATATCCATTGTTGTATTCGTCATGTGGGGGTTTATATCCGTTATATCCGCTACGTCCGTCACTATGTTCATCATTCTTGTTATCTGATTCCAATGCTACATCAATTGTGAAATTCTAAAATCAGCATAACGTtacatatatgtaaaataattagACAAGAAATTCAATGTTTCAAAgagataaataataaaattaggaaaaaataatCTTACAAGTCTCAGCCAACTCCCTAGCTACAACATCTGAGCTTATCATTGCAAAAATAGCCACAAAAAGGCCAAGAAATATAAATTCCTTGGAACCCatcattttttctctttcactaaagcttaattatattaattaaaggatgatgaaattgatgcaTAATTGAGCTCTATTTATAATAAGAAATGAATGtattagagattgaaggaaagggcaTATTTGGAAATATTAGGTgacacgtattttaaaaaattagtaatTGAAGATGTGGACaagtaatttttcttttggtaggtaaagaaattattgaattcacaatcgattttcaagaaaaaatcagTTAAAAGTCATCCTAATCAAGATTATGTTGGAAGAAAATTCTTCACATAAATCTAAAGGAAATAAAGAACCTTGAAAGTTGAATCAATAAAGAGTCATTTGATttgtataagaaaaaataatgatctcagagtatatatataaaaaaaaacttacaacaTGAATAAATGGGTTATTTGAATGCATTATTTATTAAACAACAAGATCAATACTAATTTCAATCGTAACATAATACTTATTGTGTTTATAAAGTTGGTTcgtgaaaaatataattagtgaattttattgatgaatatttatcgattagaataaaataaacatactaCATAATATGAAACATGTGACTAAATTTATGCGTAACGTTCATTTATTAATACCTAcggttaaaataaatttaaacttttcataacGTATATGAATTAATTTTCGTGTATCTCAACTATTTCACCAAAAATATACCACTTTCAACTAGCCACTGTTCAGCTaaaacttaaacaaattatttttaaaaaaaatacttattttttaaattttttataaatctcTATTTAGATTGTgatgcatattttttttcaatgcaTGCAGTTGCAATTTCTAATTAAGTCTAATAATAGGGGACAACTGACaagtcttttgatatatattattttattcaaaataaaaaaaaaacaaactacaAAGATTTAGTACTgttcttcctttctttttcttttttttttcctaaatgggtaattaaaaaaaataaaaaattatagcaTAAGTGACAGACTTCTAATGTGAGTTTAAGAAAGTCCAAATAGTCACTTATCTATTGCCACTTcaccaagaaaaaaaaaagtagagagGAAAAAATCGACACAGCTTCAAAGAACCACAATTTGACTATGGACTAGTATTATCGTGGTGGAGTCAGAATTTTGACGGGAAAATGTCGATGAACATTTGTGCCTCTTCCATTGTTAGTATGAATATTTCACAGTTGTGTTGATACATAGTTAAAAAGATAGtcaactaaatattttattaaaaaattatacggTATATCTAGaaattaagttatatataagttagaaattatatttatatagggaaaatgcacaagtatcccctcgATCTgtctgaaatctcagagacacacttatactatactaagatcctattaccccccgAACTTAAGTTATATATAAAGCAAATGAAGAGAGTTGGCCCCcctctatttaatttttttcaattcgaTATTCGATGTTTATATTAAAGTTTGcttattttgaatttgtatcATGCGAAACTTTATTTGAAAGAGTGTTTTCTATTAAGATCTTTTCATGCTCAAAATACAAATTCAAGAGTTAAGTGAGAATTAATCTCATCCGTTGTATTACATTTGTTTGTTGGTGGACCCTCTTATTTAACTTGT
The nucleotide sequence above comes from Solanum pennellii chromosome 9, SPENNV200. Encoded proteins:
- the LOC107030579 gene encoding glycine-rich protein HC1-like gives rise to the protein MMGSKEFIFLGLFVAIFAMISSDVVARELAETSLESDNKNDEHSDGRSGYNGYKPPHDEYNNGYKPPGGGYKPPGGGYKPPHGEYKPSGGGYKPPHGEYKPPGGGHKPPHGEYKPPGGGHKPPHGEYKPPGGGYKPPGGGYNPPHDEYKPPSGGYYPPSGRTHPPGSGGGGGGHPPHGRYNPPGGDHD